From Medicago truncatula cultivar Jemalong A17 chromosome 7, MtrunA17r5.0-ANR, whole genome shotgun sequence, a single genomic window includes:
- the LOC11432970 gene encoding TPR repeat-containing protein ZIP4: protein MRIAEISSPELRTLHGDSDDHHILSQIESIIKQIESHSVNKQPPETTVVNLRQCLTQLSQLAPFSNSLKLQIWKLSYRLWNVCVDISNTASIRFSSSSTTVAGENQAELRHLTADLLSIASDVTGIPSPAIKSASFYYKTGMLWHNLRKFDLAAKCYERATDLVSKLDIASITDAGERKLLLDLNLARSRTAWEVRDQNLAIALLNRSKSMVSGSSENYMELAKQFMSFGKCSLAANSDLSEALKLMNEALENCEKGFGAARTREEKVEIRGLRWKVLRFIAAIHLQKEEFESVVKCVKVLRDSAEGGDDHPSLSVLAMKAWLGLGRHVEAEKELRGMVIDRGIPEGVWVSAVEAYFTAAGTAGAETAKGVFLGLLGRCHVSAGAAVRVASRVLGGSGEGSKVRAKVVAELVSDERVVALFAEKDAAKDRTAMHAVLWNCGADNFQSKDYGTSAELFEKSMLYIPHDTENRILRAKGFRVLCLCHLGLLQLDRAKEYIDEAEKLEPNVVCAFLKYKIYLQKNDSQGAITQIEAMTACLDFQPDFLSLSAHEAVACSARSVAVASLSTMLNFYTSGKSMPTAEVTVMRTLVTILSQEPGNEQKVLKTLKHAHTRASELGPDCFFGKEEVGRRERNWFAVTSWNYGTKTGQDKSYELSAEFLRLASSFYDLVKGSDDENNVMVCKSLVLSVSSMIASEFQRKTAMSETEVKQAVTLLDRAGKMLKSISAGSFANDGEINTVATDLFFIYTLCAYDVQGRLNDLGSQLFTVKSFASSKACKPQYLLQIGLQASQGPRSNHEVATFALNECLSSFLSSPVPDYQNVALVVRKLIAIASIHKGDKDDDLVYSMYKQAYRIMVGLKEGEYPIEEGKWLAMTAWNRAAVPVRLGQIEMGKKWMNIGFDIAKHVSGMEVYKACMEDVLSNLEKKL from the exons ATGCGAATTGCAGAGATATCCTCACCGGAGCTCCGAACACTCCACGGCGACAGCGACGATCATCACATCCTCTCCCAAATCGAATCAATCATCAAGCAAATTGAATCTCACTCCGTCAACAAACAACCACCGGAAACAACCGTCGTCAATCTCCGGCAATGTCTAACGCAACTGAGTCAACTCGCTCCATTTTCCAACTCACTGAAGCTTCAGATTTGGAAACTCAGCTACCGTCTCTGGAACGTCTGTGTCGATATCTCAAACACCGCTTCCATCCGCTTTTCATCGTCCTCCACCACCGTCGCCGGCGAAAATCAGGCAGAACTCCGTCACTTGACCGCCGACCTACTCTCAATCGCCAGTGATGTTACTGGAATTCCTTCACCGGCGATTAAATCAGCGTCGTTCTACTACAAGACTGGTATGTTATGGCATAACCTCCGGAAATTCGATCTCGCCGCGAAATGCTACGAACGAGCCACTGATCTGGTTTCAAAACTCGATATAGCTTCGATAACAGACGCCGGAGAGAGAAAACTGCTTTTAGATCTGAATTTGGCTCGGTCCCGAACAGCTTGGGAGGTTCGGGATCAGAACCTTGCTATTGCGTTACTGAACCGAAGCAAAAGCATGGTTTCTGGTTCGAGTGAGAATTACATGGAACTAGCGAAGCAGTTTATGTCGTTCGGGAAATGTTCCCTCGCCGCGAACAGTGATTTGAGCGAGGCGTTGAAGTTGATGAACGAGGCGTTGGAGAATTGTGAGAAGGGATTCGGTGCAGCGAGGACACGGGAAGAGAAGGTGGAgattcgaggtttgaggtggaAGGTTTTGAGGTTTATAGCGGCGATTCATTTGCAGAAAGAGGAATTTGAGAGTGTGGTTAAGTGTGTGAAGGTTTTGAGAGATTCTGCTGAAGGTGGTGATGATCATCCAAGTCTTTCTGTTTTGGCGATGAAGGCATGGTTAGGGTTAGGGAGGCACGTCGAAGCGGAGAAGGAATTGAGGGGAATGGTGATTGATAGAGGGATTCCAGAAGGTGTTTGGGTGTCTGCTGTGGAGGCTTATTTTACGGCAGCAGGGACCGCTGGGGCGGAGACGGCGAAAGGGGTGTTTTTAGGGCTGTTAGGTAGGTGTCATGTTAGTGCTGGTGCCGCGGTGAGGGTGGCGAGTAGGGTGCTCGGAGGCAGTGGAGAAGGGAGTAAAGTGAGGGCTAAAGTGGTTGCTGAGCTTGTGTCTGATGAAAGGGTAGTGGCGCTTTTTGCAGAAAAGGATGCTGCTAAGGATAGAACTGCAATGCATGCTGTTCTGTGGAATTG TGGTGCTGACAATTTTCAGTCAAAAGATTATGGGACCAGTGCAGAACTCTTTGAAAAATCAATGCTATATATTCCACATGACACAGAGAACAGAATACTTCGAGCCAAGGGCTTTAGAGTTTTGTGTCTCTGCCACCTTGGTCTCTTACAACTGGATCGTGCCAAAGAATACATTGACGAGGCTGAGAAG CTTGAGCCCAACGTTGTCTGTGCTTTTCTTAAG TACAAAATTTATCTCCAAAAGAATGACAGCCAAGGTGCTATTACTCAAATTGAAGCGATGACTGCATGCCTTGACTTTCAACCAGATTTTCTCTCACTTTCAGCCCATGAAGCTGTTGCTTGCAGTGCTCGATCTGTTGCTGTTGCCTCTCTATCAACTATGCTAAACTTCTACACTTCAGGAAAGTCCATGCCAACAGCAGAAGTTACAGTCATGCGCACCTTGGTCACTATTCTATCTCAAGAACCGGGTAATGAACAGAAAGTTCTTAAGACCttaaaacatgcccatacacgaGCATCCGAGCTTGGTCCTGATTGCTTCTTTGGAAAAGAGGAGGTTGGAAGACGTGAGCGAAATTGGTTTGCTGTGACTTCATGGAACTATGGTACAAAAACAGGACAGGATAAGAGCTATGAATTGTCTGCCGAGTTCTTAAGACTTGCATCAAGTTTTTATGATCTAGTTAAAGGGTCTGATGATGAGAACAATGTCATGGTTTGTAAGTCATTAGTGCTTTCTGTGTCATCAATGATAGCTTCAGAATTTCAGAGGAAGACTGCTATGTCAGAAACCGAAGTCAAACAAGCTGTAACTTTACTAGATAGGGCAGGGAAG ATGCTAAAATCAATTTCAGCTGGGAGCTTTGCTAATGATGGCGAAATCAACACCGTTGCAACTGATCTTTTCTTCATATACACCTTATGTGCTTATGACGTACAAGGAAGGCTAAATGACTTAGGATCACAACTCTTCACAGTGAAAAGTTTTGCTAGTTCAAAGGCTTGCAAGCCTCAGTACCTTCTTCAGATAGGCTTACAAGCCTCACAGGGACCGCGGTCTAATCATGAAGTAGCCACCTTTGCTCTAAATGAGTGTCTCTCATCTTTCCTTTCATCACCAGTTCCAGATTATCAAAATGTTGCTCTTGTTGTTCGGAAGCTTATAGCCATCGCTAGCATCCACAAGGGTGATAAAGATGATGATCTTGTATATAGTATGTACAAGCAAGCCTATAGGATAATGGTTGGGTTGAAGGAAGGTGAATATCCAATTGAAGAAGGAAAGTGGCTTGCCATGACTGCATGGAACCGAGCTGCGGTGCCAGTGCGGTTGGGTCAGATTGAAATGGGAAAGAAATGGATGAATATCGGCTTCGACATTGCAAAACATGTTTCAGGCATGGAAGTTTACAAAGCATGCATGGAAGATGTTCTTAGCAATTTGGAGAAAAAACTTTGA
- the LOC11436168 gene encoding DNA-directed RNA polymerase I subunit rpa43 isoform X1: protein MEGLKVSKSNLVVYIHPSQSNQVSKAVLRELSTLLFTYDEIFDGVVLAYYVDSLDKCAKVLPGVYPYFGVNLKVNMLLFSPKPDMLLEGKVEKVTPEVIIVIVLGFATAIITEKDIRGEFKFTMKHGVFASKYHKRHVIKKGTMLRFSVKSFDEEQIYVYGSLVPDNTGNIQWLDKNLEVVSHTDRKIYRSTKKRENEGKPLRSDKDALELSTVDTPQKLKMSKKQKVREES from the exons ATGGAAGGGTTAAAGGTTTCAAAATCCAACTTAGTAGTTTATATTCATCCTTCTCAAAGCAATCAAGTTTCTAAAGCCGTTCTTCGTGAACTCAGCACTTTACTTTTCAC TTACGATGAGATTTTCGACGGCGTCGTTTTGGCCTATTATGTTGACTCACTCGACAAATGCGCCAAGGTTCTTCCCGGTGTTTATCCGTATTTCGGTGTTAATCTGAAGGTTAATATGTTGCTTTTTTCTCCAAAGCCAGACATGCTTTTAG AAGGAAAAGTAGAGAAAGTTACGCCTGAGGTCATTATTGTTATTGTGCTTGGATTTGCTACTGCGATTATAACTGAGAAAGATATTAGGGGAGAGTTCAAATTCACAATG aaACATGGGGTGTTTGCGAGCAAATATCACAAGCGACATGTGATAAAGAAAGGAACCATGCTACGATTTTCGGTCAAGAG CTTCGACGAGGAACAAATTTATGTTTACGGATCTCTAGTTCCAGATAACACAGGAAACATACAATGGTTGGATAAGAACTTGGAAGTTGTTTCCCATACTGACAG AAAAATTTACAGGAGcacaaaaaagagagaaaatgagggGAAACCATTAAGGTCAGATAAAGATGCTTTAGAACTTTCAACTGTTGACACTccccaaaaactaaaaatgtcgAAGAAGCAAAAAGTCAGAGAGGAATCTTGA
- the LOC11436168 gene encoding DNA-directed RNA polymerase I subunit rpa43 isoform X2 — translation MEGLKVSKSNLVVYIHPSQSNQVSKAVLRELSTLLFTYDEIFDGVVLAYYVDSLDKCAKVLPGVYPYFGVNLKVNMLLFSPKPDMLLEGKVEKVTPEVIIVIVLGFATAIITEKDIRGEFKFTMKHGVFASKYHKRHVIKKGTMLRFSVKSFDEEQIYVYGSLVPDNTGNIQWLDKNLEVVSHTDRSTKKRENEGKPLRSDKDALELSTVDTPQKLKMSKKQKVREES, via the exons ATGGAAGGGTTAAAGGTTTCAAAATCCAACTTAGTAGTTTATATTCATCCTTCTCAAAGCAATCAAGTTTCTAAAGCCGTTCTTCGTGAACTCAGCACTTTACTTTTCAC TTACGATGAGATTTTCGACGGCGTCGTTTTGGCCTATTATGTTGACTCACTCGACAAATGCGCCAAGGTTCTTCCCGGTGTTTATCCGTATTTCGGTGTTAATCTGAAGGTTAATATGTTGCTTTTTTCTCCAAAGCCAGACATGCTTTTAG AAGGAAAAGTAGAGAAAGTTACGCCTGAGGTCATTATTGTTATTGTGCTTGGATTTGCTACTGCGATTATAACTGAGAAAGATATTAGGGGAGAGTTCAAATTCACAATG aaACATGGGGTGTTTGCGAGCAAATATCACAAGCGACATGTGATAAAGAAAGGAACCATGCTACGATTTTCGGTCAAGAG CTTCGACGAGGAACAAATTTATGTTTACGGATCTCTAGTTCCAGATAACACAGGAAACATACAATGGTTGGATAAGAACTTGGAAGTTGTTTCCCATACTGACAG GAGcacaaaaaagagagaaaatgagggGAAACCATTAAGGTCAGATAAAGATGCTTTAGAACTTTCAACTGTTGACACTccccaaaaactaaaaatgtcgAAGAAGCAAAAAGTCAGAGAGGAATCTTGA